The sequence below is a genomic window from Setaria italica strain Yugu1 chromosome IV, Setaria_italica_v2.0, whole genome shotgun sequence.
CGGCTTGTTATCTTCAGACTTCAGGGCTTGCTccagaaagaaaatgaaaaggcgTGCGTGCTGACGCCATTTCGTCAGGGGAAAAGAAGCAAATACAAGATTTTGAAAACAGTTATTGTTTAGCATGCATTAGAGACTATGCTTTCGGTGTAATAGATGATAACAATTGGATCTAGCTTTGCAGACAGCTGGATCGCTAAATTGCTAAAGATCCCGCATGCTCAGAAAATGACAAGGATTTTACAAACAGGCACATCATTTCCTTTCTTAAGACAGGTGAGTTTCAATCTGTATAAACAAAATGTCTGAAACAAAAGATGCTTATTCAGAGATGCTGCTGCTATCCTTAGTCCAAATGTCGTAGCTTTCATGGCTCCTGAATTTTCATGCCTTCTAGTTTCGATTCCATAGCTTTTTGAACAGCTTCTCTCACATGTATTTCCACcattttctctctccttttgaCCTAAAATGCAAAAAAGGTAGATGGATTGTGGTTCAGAAGTACGAAAAAAAAGTAAAGTATTTTCTCAATTCGACAGGGAACTTTTTGAATCAAAAGGGTGTCTTAAGCACTCAACGATGAAAATAAACCTCAAATCAGAAGTACCCTCCGACAGTAGTTTTGCAATAATTACTAGGTGCTAACAAGAAAATAGGGCTAAATTGGGTCCGTTAATTAATCCATCCACGGAATGACGGAATATAACATGTAAAAGCTTGCCATCATGCCAAAAAGTTAAAATTCAACAAGAATATACTATATCATGAATAAATTTAAATAAAATTCCTATTTAATGGCAGTGAAATGCTATTATATTGTTCTAAGTCTACTGTCTGTCACCCTAAGGCTACCAATGATGTTGGCATCATTTTATCAAGGAAGAGAAGCGATATGAAAATCAAAGCCATAAATCTAGTAGTGGAATATAGCACATAAAAGCAGTGGCGAAGCTAGAACAAATTAGAGGGGGGTGCGCTTGCCTTGTGGGTGCATAGAGTTGAAATGTCATGGGTGCATATATGGTGAAAAATTGACCTTAATCACTGTTTTGCATCTTTGTTGTGGGTGCATTTGCACCCCCTAATCCTAACGTAGCTTTGCCCCTGCGTAAAAGTTAAACATTGGTCAATAATGGCAACAAGTTAAGAGCCAACAAAAAGCTAAAACATCATAAATAGTTGGAAACCAAAAGAACTCCCACTTGATGATAATGAAATTTTATTATACTGTTCTAAGCACGACGTTATCTTTCCATCAGATAAAAAGACTATTAAAAATACTAGAACATCGAACTGTCATGTAATGTTGATTTATTGCCCAATGTTCAGGGTAATGTACTCTAGTTGTACAGTAATAAACTTCCAGGAAAAGAAGGGTGTACAATATGAAGTATAAAGACAATGATGTGAAGGTGAATaaaatcagttttttttttgaaacgaaccagGTGAATAAAATCAGATTACCTCATCAGCAAGTGTTGGATAGTGATTAAATATGAAACGGTACCGCAAATCAGAATCCTGAAAAGAGAACAAGAGAAGAATCTATGATTTATCTATACCCTGCTATATGGGCCTTCTCTGAAAAAAGCATCCCCATTAACAGGGCAAGTTGTAATATGTGTTGATATAGATAAATGTACCTGATGAGCAATAACAATAAGAGCACTTTGAAGAATCAAGTGCAAGAAAAAATCAGCACGCTTTAACAGTCCAGAGAGTTCATCCATTTGTGTGCGTGATAGTGGATTCCTTGTTCCTCCCTCTGGTTTTTCAACCAATGAGCTCTCCCTTTGAAGGCATGCCTGGAGTTTTTCTTCTAATTGCATCACCCTCTCTTTCCAAAACGAAATAATGTCACACTCTGCATATAATTTATGCTCTTGAAAAGTGTTTCCTCTAACTGCATTGCCCTCTCTTTCCAATACGAAATACTGTCGTGCTCTGCATCTGTTTTAAGCTCTTGATCATGAGATTGGGTGATCTTCCCTCCATCTAGTACCGGTAATCGCCCCTTCACAGTGTCACAACTCTCATCATGGATTCGTCGCCGCTCCAAGATTTGTTGCCTCTTCTGTACAATTCTTTGTTCAATCTCTTTCCTCTGTTGGCAGAGAAGATCAAGCTCTTCCTCAAGAACCTGAATAGAACTGCCCCTCTTGTATTCCCAGTGCTTCACAAGGCATTGCAGATGAGACTGGCCTTTCTCGGAATCTGTCAGTTCTATAAGCCGTTGGAAATCGACAGAAACAGGCTTGTCATCAAATTTAACATCCTTATTAAGAGGATCCCGATCCTCACCGAAATTTTCCATTTTGACCTGCTTCCGGTGTTTATTCCCTATGTTTTCAGGCCACATAGAGGGTAGAAACAGTTACACGAGATATCAACAGAATCAAAAAGCAATGCTGAATTACTGATGGAAAATGACTCGCTACCACAGATACGCATACCTCCCAAACTAACGAAGTCAGCTACACTCACTGACATCTAAACACTCAACACTGTGATAGCAAAAATGTACTACATGAAACTCTAGCTTTCAACAGCACGAGCACCACCCGTCCGACAACATGCCAGACCAGCAATACCGATGGAGGGACCTCACGATGCGCAAGCAAGAGATCGCCTACCTGAGAGAAGAAGACGCGGCTCGGAGAGGCGCTCCTCTCGCCGCAAGCGGATCAGAGAGGAGGAATCAGGTGCAGTCAGGTCTCAGGTCAATGACTCGGAGCAGAGCGAGCCTCTGGGCCGGCCGCAGCGGC
It includes:
- the LOC111256938 gene encoding probable histidine kinase 1; translated protein: MQLEEKLQACLQRESSLVEKPEGGTRNPLSRTQMDELSGLLKRADFFLHLILQSALIVIAHQDSDLRYRFIFNHYPTLADEGQSYVRIRGCKCTHNKDAKQ